The genome window CTGTCGTTGTTATGAATCCTCATATGTTCCCTCAACGTGTACTTCCTGGCATACGACTTGTGGCAAACTTCGCACGCATATTTTCTCTCGCCCGTATGTTTGATCATGTGAGCGTTCAACGCTTTCTTACTGAAGAACCTGTAGCCGCACTCGGTGCACTGGCAGTTCCGTTCCATCAGGTGGTTCTTCTTAATGTGGCACATCAATAGAGACTTCAATATGTAACCTTTGTTGCAGACATTGCACTTATATTGGGCCTCAGAATTGTGGACCTTGACCAAATGCTGGTTCCTCTGGTAGTAACTCCTGAACGGGACGTCACAGAACGGACAATTACTGATGCTCCTCGCTCCCAAATGTTTTGTCTTCTCGTGATATTGTTTCTTGGTTCTGCTCGAGAAAACTTTATCACACAGATCACACTTGAAGCTGCCTTCTTGGTGTGTGGTCTGATGAGCGTTCAGTGATCTCTTGGTAGCAAAGGATGTATCACACTTAGTGCAACTGTAGTTGCTGTAGTGCTTATTCATGTGCTGTTTCAACATCTTGAACGTTTCATATGTAGACGGACACATGGCACAGTCGAAAACGTCACCCTTCTTCAACTTAAACTGCATTATATGATCTTTGATGTCATcgtagaatattttatcatgAACTTTGACGAGATGGTCCTTTAATTTGTTCAGATTTTCAATCTTCTCGGAGCATAATAAGCATGATAAATCTGTCACGTCTAATTTGACGTTGTATTCAGTCATATCGAATGAGGATTTGAAATCTAATCTCTCCTTTTCGTGGTCATTCTCTGTGTGTACTCTGAGGTCCTGAGGATCGGGGAAGGTTGCATCACAGTAACCGCATATGAAGCCGAGCagagatttatttttgaacgGAATCACATTTGAGTATTTCAATATAGTGAGAAGATTCTCTCTGTGTTTTCGTTTGTCGTGAGCGGTACGTGTGGTCCAAGACAGATTTATCTTCAggtcattttttattgttatctttCTATTTTTCACGAGTTTCAACTCTTTTGACTTTATGGATTTCATTTCGGGTCTATTGCAGGATTCTGGAACGAAAAAAAGAGTAagtagcattatttttttagcattagcagcctgtaaattttcccactgctgggctaaaggcctcctctctctttgaggagaaggtttggagcatattccaccacgctgctccaatgcgggttggcggaatacacatgtggcagaatttcgttgaaattagacacatgcaggtttcctcacgatgttttccttcaccgccgagcacgagatgaattataaa of Vanessa atalanta chromosome 28, ilVanAtal1.2, whole genome shotgun sequence contains these proteins:
- the LOC125074885 gene encoding PR domain zinc finger protein 5-like, yielding MMEVNKLCRCCLSESGNKDMSVTYPWLGEKEIYSDMLQECFNIVISTKLENSLICDLCVKTLRDSLCFKRKVLQSETELLKRITDAENEKPVYVKEEIDAETDGNESDNYFLNDTIKEESPPPQPVTKKKSISKNTTKTNRNVKNLVNKFTSIESCNRPEMKSIKSKELKLVKNRKITIKNDLKINLSWTTRTAHDKRKHRENLLTILKYSNVIPFKNKSLLGFICGYCDATFPDPQDLRVHTENDHEKERLDFKSSFDMTEYNVKLDVTDLSCLLCSEKIENLNKLKDHLVKVHDKIFYDDIKDHIMQFKLKKGDVFDCAMCPSTYETFKMLKQHMNKHYSNYSCTKCDTSFATKRSLNAHQTTHQEGSFKCDLCDKVFSSRTKKQYHEKTKHLGARSISNCPFCDVPFRSYYQRNQHLVKVHNSEAQYKCNVCNKGYILKSLLMCHIKKNHLMERNCQCTECGYRFFSKKALNAHMIKHTGERKYACEVCHKSYARKYTLREHMRIHNNDRRFKCEVCSTAFVQKCSLKSHLLSHHGISMAASDIPTS